One segment of bacterium DNA contains the following:
- a CDS encoding acetyl-CoA decarbonylase/synthase complex subunit delta, whose translation MQVRTVTLGGGGTRTSAVTIGGASTLPFRHFEGDTGCRQIVAMEVFDQVSPKLPESILEAYGNLLENPAGMAKYCVEELGAEAISVRLDGTHPDNGDKSPEEAAKVVESVLKAVGVPIIVTGPGNYDKMNEVIKQIASEFTGENLLLNWAETDNYKTLAAAAMGYGHSVVAQTPIDVNMAKQLNILMTNMGIAPEKIVIDALTGAIGYGLEYTYSVMERIRTAAFTGDAMLAMPMLGTPGCEVAKTKESKAPQDAFPLWGSAEKRGALLEIATAMSLLNAGADLLIMYHPLAAKTVKQKIAEMGEIGNR comes from the coding sequence ATGCAGGTTCGCACAGTTACACTCGGCGGCGGCGGGACACGGACATCGGCTGTGACCATTGGAGGAGCGTCCACGCTGCCGTTCAGGCATTTCGAGGGCGACACGGGCTGCAGGCAGATAGTCGCGATGGAGGTCTTCGATCAGGTCTCGCCAAAGCTGCCTGAGAGCATACTCGAAGCATACGGCAATCTGCTTGAAAATCCTGCCGGTATGGCTAAATACTGCGTTGAGGAGCTTGGTGCGGAGGCGATCAGCGTCAGACTCGACGGGACCCATCCCGATAATGGCGACAAATCACCAGAAGAAGCGGCAAAAGTAGTCGAGAGCGTGCTCAAGGCTGTAGGAGTGCCGATTATAGTGACTGGTCCGGGCAATTATGATAAAATGAACGAGGTAATCAAGCAGATAGCCAGTGAGTTTACCGGCGAAAACCTGCTCCTGAACTGGGCGGAGACGGATAATTACAAGACACTCGCCGCCGCCGCGATGGGATATGGGCACTCTGTGGTCGCTCAGACGCCGATAGATGTCAATATGGCCAAGCAGCTCAATATTCTGATGACCAATATGGGGATCGCACCGGAGAAGATAGTGATCGATGCTCTTACCGGCGCTATAGGCTATGGCCTTGAATATACATATTCTGTGATGGAGCGAATACGCACCGCGGCGTTTACTGGTGACGCTATGCTAGCTATGCCGATGCTGGGCACTCCGGGCTGCGAGGTCGCAAAGACAAAGGAGAGCAAGGCTCCTCAAGATGCATTTCCACTTTGGGGATCGGCTGAGAAGCGCGGAGCTTTACTTGAGATAGCGACGGCCATGAGCCTGCTGAATGCGGGTGCGGATTTGCTGATTATGTATCATCCTCTTGCCGCTAAGACAGTCAAGCAGAAGATTGCAGAGATGGGGGAAATAGGTAACAGGTAA
- a CDS encoding site-specific DNA-methyltransferase produces MRSGLDAGSVDVVVTSPPYNLGIDYNGYDDTLSREDYLSWMDEWASEVKRVLSETGSLFLNVGGKPSDPLVPFQLLDVMVRHFTLQNVIHWVKSIAILKSEVGNYPGIAGDVAVGHFKPISSQRFLNDCHEYIFHLTKCGDVPLDRLAVGVPYQDKSNIGRWKSADRDLRCRGNTWFIPYETIQSRDKERPHPATFPVELPMRCIKLHGVERARLVLDPFLGIGSSAIACARLGLPFIGFEIAQEYYAESCERLTAE; encoded by the coding sequence ATGCGCAGCGGTCTGGATGCGGGCAGTGTGGATGTTGTTGTGACATCGCCGCCGTATAACCTCGGGATCGACTACAACGGTTATGACGACACCCTCTCTCGTGAGGATTACCTGTCGTGGATGGACGAGTGGGCATCAGAAGTCAAAAGAGTGCTTTCGGAGACGGGTTCGCTTTTCCTCAATGTAGGCGGCAAGCCGAGTGATCCGCTGGTGCCGTTTCAACTGCTGGACGTGATGGTCCGGCATTTCACATTGCAGAATGTGATCCACTGGGTGAAGTCGATTGCGATATTGAAGAGCGAGGTCGGCAATTACCCCGGGATAGCAGGCGATGTGGCAGTTGGTCACTTCAAGCCGATCTCATCACAGCGCTTCCTCAACGATTGCCATGAGTATATTTTTCACCTCACAAAGTGCGGTGATGTCCCGCTCGATAGGCTGGCCGTGGGTGTGCCGTATCAGGATAAGAGCAATATAGGCCGCTGGAAAAGTGCTGATAGGGATCTGCGCTGTCGGGGAAACACATGGTTTATCCCATATGAGACTATCCAGAGCCGCGATAAGGAAAGGCCGCACCCGGCGACGTTCCCGGTCGAGCTTCCTATGCGATGTATAAAGTTGCATGGCGTCGAGCGTGCACGGCTTGTGCTTGACCCGTTTTTGGGGATAGGCTCCAGCGCAATTGCATGCGCAAGGCTCGGCTTGCCGTTTATCGGTTTCGAGATTGCGCAGGAATACTATGCCGAGTCATGCGAGCGCTTGACAGCAGAGTAG
- the aroF gene encoding 3-deoxy-7-phosphoheptulonate synthase, whose protein sequence is MIVAMKSGASKSEIEAVVDRISTYKLKPLNMPGGERTAIGIASAIPPDLRGALTSILESMPGVDHVTQVTRAYKCASREFHPADTVVTVKGVSIGSKEVIVAAGPCAIESRDQLMAAAKAVKDSGGKLLRGGAFKPRTSPYAFQGLGIEGLKLLKEAGEAMGLVTVTEVMDPHDLDAIVEHADILQIGARNMQNYPLLIEVGKTKRPVVLKRGSSATIDEWLLAAEYILAQGNGNVILCERGVHPLERNHTRYTLDLSAVPVVKSLSHLPVIVDPSHACGNWRYVSAMSKAAVAAGADGLLIEIHPHPCDALCDGAQSLDLDVFAKLMADLGAVASSIGRFID, encoded by the coding sequence ATGATCGTCGCAATGAAGTCCGGCGCCTCAAAAAGTGAGATCGAGGCAGTCGTTGACCGTATATCCACCTACAAACTCAAGCCGCTCAATATGCCCGGAGGCGAACGCACCGCCATCGGCATAGCCAGCGCAATTCCGCCGGACCTGCGCGGTGCGCTCACGAGCATCCTCGAAAGTATGCCGGGGGTCGATCACGTCACCCAGGTCACGCGCGCGTATAAGTGTGCCTCGCGTGAGTTTCATCCGGCGGATACTGTTGTGACGGTCAAAGGCGTCTCCATCGGTTCCAAAGAAGTGATTGTTGCTGCCGGACCGTGCGCAATCGAAAGCCGCGATCAACTGATGGCTGCTGCGAAGGCCGTCAAAGATAGCGGAGGCAAGCTGCTTCGAGGCGGGGCATTCAAGCCCAGGACTTCGCCGTATGCATTTCAGGGACTGGGAATCGAAGGTCTCAAGCTTCTCAAAGAGGCAGGTGAGGCTATGGGTCTGGTTACAGTGACTGAGGTGATGGACCCGCATGACCTGGACGCAATAGTGGAACACGCGGATATACTCCAGATTGGCGCTCGGAACATGCAGAATTATCCGCTGCTCATCGAAGTCGGCAAGACGAAGCGCCCGGTTGTGCTCAAGCGCGGCTCCAGCGCGACTATAGACGAGTGGCTCCTTGCGGCTGAGTATATCCTGGCGCAGGGCAACGGCAATGTGATCCTGTGCGAGCGCGGCGTCCATCCTCTCGAACGAAACCATACCCGCTACACGCTTGATCTGTCGGCCGTGCCGGTGGTGAAGTCTTTATCGCACCTGCCGGTAATTGTGGACCCGTCGCACGCATGCGGCAACTGGAGATATGTCTCGGCTATGAGTAAGGCTGCTGTTGCGGCTGGCGCTGACGGGTTGCTTATAGAAATTCATCCACATCCATGCGATGCGCTTTGTGACGGTGCGCAGTCTCTCGACCTCGATGTTTTTGCAAAACTTATGGCTGACCTGGGTGCTGTGGCTTCTTCGATTGGACGGTTTATAGATTAG
- a CDS encoding AAA family ATPase: MGYTIAVTGKGGVGKTTISTLILQWLVAHKETPVLAVDADSNANLNEALGITYEASVGGIREEARSTATKLAGIAKQEFLDMQVQSALVEQEGYDLIVMGRPEGPGCYCFANNVLRDVIQRLSSNYKHILVDSEAGCEHISRRTLLKIDFLLIVSDCSVRGIRTAKRIADLTQEMGTPVANRGLIVNRVPDGVLPERVKAEVDAAGLLLLEVIKMDDNVAALDADGLAVGDIPADSACRMSVDKMMSHLI; encoded by the coding sequence ATGGGTTATACGATAGCGGTTACAGGCAAAGGTGGCGTGGGCAAGACCACAATCTCCACACTGATTCTCCAATGGCTGGTGGCGCACAAAGAGACGCCCGTGTTGGCGGTGGATGCCGACTCAAACGCCAACCTCAACGAGGCTTTGGGAATCACGTACGAGGCGTCTGTCGGCGGGATACGCGAAGAGGCAAGATCAACTGCAACCAAGTTGGCCGGGATCGCCAAGCAGGAGTTTCTGGATATGCAGGTGCAGTCGGCTCTGGTCGAGCAGGAAGGTTACGACCTGATCGTGATGGGTAGACCTGAAGGTCCGGGCTGCTACTGCTTCGCCAACAACGTGCTGCGCGATGTGATCCAACGACTTTCGTCGAACTACAAGCATATTTTGGTGGACAGCGAGGCGGGCTGCGAGCATATCTCGCGTCGGACTCTGCTCAAGATAGACTTTTTGCTTATTGTGTCCGACTGCAGTGTGCGCGGTATACGCACTGCAAAGCGCATTGCCGACCTGACGCAGGAGATGGGCACGCCGGTCGCAAATCGTGGATTGATTGTCAATCGAGTGCCTGACGGTGTATTACCGGAAAGAGTAAAGGCCGAAGTAGATGCTGCGGGTCTGCTGCTGCTTGAGGTCATAAAAATGGATGATAACGTGGCCGCGCTGGATGCGGACGGATTGGCGGTCGGCGATATACCGGCTGATTCGGCGTGCAGGATGAGTGTAGACAAAATGATGAGCCATTTGATTTAG
- a CDS encoding flavodoxin domain-containing protein yields MEPIEIKKNIYWVGALDWDVRDFHGYSTPQGTTYNAYLVIDDKVTLFDTVKKGHGCALISNIKRIIDPAKIDYIVVNHVEPDHSGSMPEVMEIVRPEKVFCSSNGKKSLLAHYHRDDWPYEVVTDGQTLSLGSKTVRFLETRMLHWPDSMFSYIEQDKLLISQDAFGEHWATTERFDDEVDQSKLMHEAAKYYANILLPYSPLVQKLLARVSEMNLEIEMIAPDHGVIWRSNPGSIIEAWGKWSRQETTAKALVVYDTMWHSTEHMANAIAEGLDAEGISVKVMNMQFNHRSDVATEMLDAKAIIFGSATINNGMLPRMADVVSYVKGLRPANKIGAAFGSYGWGGEAVKLLNAAMEEMKFDIIDPGVRVNYVPTESDLAGCVELGRKVAKAIKGE; encoded by the coding sequence ATGGAACCGATAGAGATAAAGAAAAACATTTACTGGGTGGGAGCGCTGGACTGGGATGTGCGCGATTTCCACGGCTATTCCACTCCCCAGGGAACGACATATAATGCATATCTGGTCATAGACGACAAGGTTACGCTCTTCGATACTGTGAAAAAAGGCCATGGCTGCGCGCTTATCTCCAACATAAAGCGCATTATCGACCCCGCAAAAATTGACTATATAGTAGTAAACCATGTCGAGCCGGATCACAGCGGGTCTATGCCCGAGGTGATGGAAATAGTCAGGCCGGAGAAAGTGTTCTGTTCGTCAAACGGCAAAAAGTCGCTGCTTGCGCATTATCATCGTGATGACTGGCCGTATGAAGTGGTCACCGACGGCCAGACTCTGAGCCTGGGTTCAAAGACAGTGCGTTTTCTCGAGACCCGAATGCTCCACTGGCCGGACAGCATGTTTTCATATATCGAGCAGGACAAGTTGCTGATATCGCAGGATGCGTTCGGCGAACACTGGGCGACCACTGAGCGATTCGATGATGAGGTTGACCAGTCTAAACTGATGCACGAGGCTGCCAAGTATTACGCCAATATCCTGCTGCCTTATTCGCCGCTCGTGCAAAAGCTGTTGGCACGTGTGAGTGAGATGAACCTTGAGATAGAGATGATCGCACCGGACCATGGTGTGATCTGGCGGAGCAATCCCGGTTCCATCATCGAAGCATGGGGCAAATGGAGCAGGCAGGAGACAACAGCCAAGGCCCTGGTCGTCTATGATACCATGTGGCACAGCACAGAGCATATGGCCAACGCCATTGCCGAGGGTCTTGACGCCGAGGGCATAAGCGTCAAAGTCATGAATATGCAGTTCAACCACCGCAGCGATGTCGCGACCGAGATGCTGGACGCCAAAGCGATCATATTCGGCTCAGCGACCATCAACAACGGCATGCTCCCGCGAATGGCCGATGTCGTAAGCTATGTGAAGGGTCTGCGCCCGGCGAACAAGATAGGCGCTGCGTTCGGGTCATACGGATGGGGCGGCGAGGCGGTCAAGCTGCTCAATGCTGCTATGGAAGAGATGAAGTTCGATATCATCGATCCGGGCGTGCGTGTGAACTATGTTCCCACCGAATCCGACTTAGCAGGTTGTGTTGAGTTGGGGCGAAAAGTCGCCAAGGCGATAAAAGGTGAGTAA
- a CDS encoding vitamin B12-dependent ribonucleotide reductase, translating into MLTKNAITVLEKRYLRKNEKGELLEDVDGMFKRVARAIADAEIAYGKSEKYIDGLAGEYYELISNLHFLPNSPTLMNAGRELGQLSACFVLPIDDSMESIFETVKNTALIHKSGGGTGFSFSRLRPAHDCVKSTNGVSSGPISFMEVFNSATEAIKQGGTRRGANMGCLRVDHPDIIDFITCKKDTSKLTNFNISVLLTEKFMQAAIKNKEYDLINPRDGKPCKKLNAGKVFDLIVNLAWTNGEPGIIFIDRINRDNPTPNVGQIESTNPCGEQPLLPYESCNLGSINLALMVKEVDDHYEVDYDKLRHAVQLAVRFLDDVIDVNRYPLDEIAEMTRGNRKIGLGVMGFADMLLQLGIPYDSEEGISIAEQVMSFINNEGRKVSCELAKERGIFPNFKGSIYDRKDDGMEVRNATVTTIAPTGTLSIIAACSSGVEPLFAISYVKRVMDGTELVEVNPYFEKVARERGFYSEELMRNIAERGGVRGMNEVPEDVQKVFGTALDIAPVWHIRMQAAFQRFTDNAVSKTVNFPQDATPDDVREVYLLAYKEGCKGCTIYRYGSRDSQVLNVSGMDKKAAEAAGKVVRGPRPRPNRTQGSTERMNTGCGNLYVTINEDDEGLCEVFTSMGKAGGCASSQLEAIGRLISLALRAGVDAQSIQKHLRGIRCPTPAWGNGGSVLSCADAIGIAIEHYLAERKTGVATDEISKNIDKLDNMVGACPDCGSAVEHESGCVVCRFCGFSKCG; encoded by the coding sequence ATGCTTACTAAAAACGCAATAACCGTTCTTGAAAAACGATATCTGAGAAAAAATGAGAAAGGCGAACTGCTTGAAGACGTCGACGGGATGTTCAAGCGCGTGGCGCGCGCAATTGCAGATGCCGAGATCGCATATGGCAAGTCCGAGAAATATATCGATGGGCTTGCGGGCGAATATTATGAACTCATAAGTAATCTTCATTTCCTTCCAAACAGCCCGACCCTTATGAACGCAGGCCGCGAACTCGGTCAGTTATCGGCTTGTTTCGTTTTGCCTATCGACGACTCGATGGAGAGCATCTTCGAGACGGTGAAGAATACTGCGCTCATCCACAAGAGCGGCGGCGGAACCGGCTTCTCGTTCTCACGATTGAGACCGGCTCATGACTGCGTCAAGTCCACCAACGGAGTCTCAAGCGGACCTATATCGTTTATGGAGGTCTTCAACTCGGCAACCGAAGCGATCAAGCAGGGCGGTACCCGTCGCGGGGCCAACATGGGGTGTCTTCGCGTGGATCACCCGGATATCATCGACTTCATAACCTGCAAAAAAGACACATCCAAGCTCACCAATTTCAACATAAGCGTGCTGCTCACAGAAAAATTCATGCAGGCTGCAATCAAGAATAAGGAGTATGATCTTATCAACCCCCGCGACGGCAAGCCTTGCAAGAAACTCAATGCGGGCAAAGTATTCGATCTGATCGTGAACCTGGCATGGACGAACGGTGAGCCCGGCATCATATTCATAGACCGGATAAACCGTGACAACCCGACCCCGAATGTCGGCCAGATCGAAAGCACGAACCCGTGCGGTGAGCAGCCTCTGCTGCCGTATGAGTCGTGCAACCTCGGTTCGATCAACCTTGCGCTGATGGTGAAGGAGGTCGATGACCATTATGAAGTGGATTATGACAAGCTCCGCCATGCGGTCCAGCTTGCAGTGCGGTTCCTGGACGACGTTATAGACGTGAATCGCTATCCGCTCGATGAGATTGCAGAGATGACCAGGGGCAACCGCAAGATCGGGCTGGGAGTGATGGGCTTTGCCGATATGCTGCTGCAGTTGGGGATTCCATACGACTCTGAAGAGGGCATATCCATTGCCGAGCAGGTGATGAGCTTTATAAACAATGAGGGTCGCAAGGTCTCGTGCGAGCTTGCAAAGGAGCGGGGCATTTTCCCGAACTTCAAAGGCAGTATATATGATCGCAAGGACGATGGGATGGAAGTGCGCAACGCCACCGTCACCACCATCGCCCCGACGGGCACTCTGAGCATTATCGCGGCGTGCTCCAGTGGGGTCGAGCCGCTGTTTGCAATCAGTTATGTGAAGCGTGTTATGGACGGCACTGAGCTTGTTGAGGTCAATCCATACTTCGAGAAAGTGGCACGGGAGCGTGGGTTCTACAGTGAAGAACTGATGCGCAATATCGCTGAGAGGGGCGGTGTGCGCGGGATGAATGAAGTGCCCGAGGATGTTCAGAAGGTCTTCGGAACAGCTCTGGACATCGCTCCGGTCTGGCATATACGCATGCAGGCGGCTTTCCAGAGGTTTACGGACAATGCCGTATCCAAGACAGTGAACTTCCCGCAGGATGCGACCCCCGATGATGTGCGTGAGGTCTATCTGCTCGCATACAAAGAAGGGTGCAAGGGCTGCACGATCTATCGCTATGGCAGCAGGGACTCGCAGGTGCTCAATGTGTCCGGGATGGACAAGAAGGCCGCTGAAGCAGCCGGTAAGGTCGTGCGCGGTCCCAGACCCAGGCCGAACCGCACCCAAGGCTCCACCGAGCGAATGAACACGGGCTGCGGCAATCTTTACGTTACGATAAATGAGGATGATGAAGGGCTGTGCGAGGTCTTTACTTCGATGGGTAAAGCAGGCGGCTGCGCGTCGAGTCAGCTAGAAGCCATAGGCAGGTTGATTTCGCTTGCGCTGAGGGCAGGTGTGGATGCTCAGTCGATCCAGAAACATCTGCGTGGGATCAGGTGCCCGACCCCGGCATGGGGCAACGGAGGCTCAGTGCTCTCGTGCGCTGACGCAATAGGGATTGCAATAGAGCATTATCTGGCCGAACGCAAGACGGGTGTAGCCACTGATGAGATATCCAAGAATATAGACAAGCTCGACAACATGGTTGGAGCATGCCCGGACTGCGGGAGCGCCGTAGAGCATGAGTCGGGATGCGTGGTCTGCAGGTTCTGCGGGTTCAGCAAGTGCGGGTAA
- the xth gene encoding exodeoxyribonuclease III: MSKRLRVASFNANSIRNRLQVILDWMGANEADVVCVQETKVRDEEFPLDAITNAGYHTAFKGQKAFNGVAIISRHPLEDIVIGTGRTDWDEEARIIRAGVNGITIVNTYIPQGTAIDSPKFDYKLAWIQNMRSYFDVSFTPDDSIVWVGDFNVAREPIDVYDPEGLMGSVCYNPKEHAALDFAKEWGFVDVFRKHHLGESNQFTFWDYRVPNALKRRMGWRLDHIWATETLAAKSTGCWIDAEPRMLEKPSDHTFIAADFEI; the protein is encoded by the coding sequence GTGAGTAAAAGATTGAGGGTAGCCAGTTTCAATGCGAACTCGATCAGGAACCGTCTGCAGGTAATCCTCGACTGGATGGGCGCGAATGAGGCCGATGTCGTCTGCGTGCAGGAGACAAAAGTCCGCGATGAAGAGTTCCCTCTCGATGCAATAACCAATGCGGGCTATCACACGGCTTTCAAGGGTCAAAAGGCCTTCAATGGCGTAGCAATTATAAGCCGGCATCCGCTGGAGGATATAGTTATCGGTACCGGCAGAACCGACTGGGATGAGGAAGCTCGCATTATACGCGCCGGTGTGAATGGCATCACTATAGTCAACACATATATTCCACAGGGGACGGCCATTGATTCGCCCAAATTCGACTATAAGCTCGCATGGATACAGAATATGCGAAGCTACTTCGATGTTTCATTTACTCCCGATGATTCGATTGTGTGGGTGGGAGATTTCAATGTCGCACGCGAGCCAATAGATGTGTATGACCCCGAGGGGCTGATGGGCAGTGTGTGTTATAACCCTAAGGAGCATGCGGCGCTCGATTTTGCGAAGGAGTGGGGGTTCGTCGACGTCTTCCGCAAGCATCATCTGGGTGAGTCGAACCAGTTTACATTCTGGGACTATCGTGTGCCCAACGCGCTTAAGCGCAGGATGGGATGGCGGCTTGACCATATATGGGCAACCGAGACGCTGGCCGCAAAGTCGACAGGCTGCTGGATCGACGCTGAGCCTAGGATGCTTGAAAAGCCGTCCGATCACACATTCATCGCCGCTGATTTTGAAATATAG